The Vicia villosa cultivar HV-30 ecotype Madison, WI unplaced genomic scaffold, Vvil1.0 ctg.000470F_1_1, whole genome shotgun sequence genomic interval gtTTTAGtggttgaaatttgatttgttttttttaattattttactatatttaagAAAGAGTTGTATCAACAACAAATTTTGTTGCtggtaataaaataattttggaaaaatcataatatATATAGATTGATAAacgatatataaaaaaatattttgaaattttcaatttcaatcaccaGATGGGGCATTTCCTTATACTTTTGGAAAAATATATTACAATTAGttaaatatagtaaaatatattaaaactaaCTCCTTTACtctttttaataaatatagttgTATATAAAATAAACTTACATCTTATGTTTGGTGAACTATATGGACTAATTTTTTTGGCACTAAGTGCAAAAGAAACTTTAAACTCTAAAACCTAATTAGTTAAGATGGATTCATCTATTCTAaacaatttaaattcaatttagttGTAGAGTTCTCAAGTTGCCCCTTCTCATTCAAAAATCTAGTGAGTTGTAGACAACCCGTTTCCCAAAATTACCTCTCGAAAGGTATAATCATCTTCTAATCCAAATGGCTTCTATCGTTAGCTCACTTTCTTAAAATAAATCTATGTAAGACTCCTCGAGTACATTTATTTCCAGAGATATATTCCTTTTCAAAGCAATCAACTCTTATGGTATATGTCTTTTTTATTTACCGCATTGGTAGTCCATGTATTTTGATCCCCTCATTCctcttaatataaatttttatgacaagcaaatatgggatagttcatataataATAGATTACATGGAAAGTTATATTTACTACAGAGAGAATTGGTGATACTTTCAAAACGTAATTGTGACAAGTGAATATAAGAATTATcactttatatttattattcaaagTGTAATACCCCGAATAATATGCGTATAGAATGGTATTATTCGACATTTTATATCTGGTACTGAGTACAACCAAAAGTGTCTAGATGACATCCAATACATGTATGATAAAAGATACAATCATAGTACATATACAACATAAATCATGGAATAAAATACTAGAATAGGCTAgacagcaaaaacaaaacaaaaaaatagataaCAAGATCTTTAAATCCTTCATGTCATCTTTCCTTTTCATCAGTAATTCACCTAATTACCACAAATATTAAACATAGGGTGAGATATAACTATTTCAGTGCAGTTCTAACTACACCGTATGTCTTCTTGGTCATGGTGCTCTCATGTTCTACTCTATTAATAATGTTTCTTTCTCAACCTTCCATATTCTACAATCATAAAAGAACGTGGATCGAGATCCAATTGATCTCATATGGTGTGTGAATATCAACACTCGGGTCAAACGACCCATGTCTACCTCTGGATATGGATAGTTACGTGGGACATCTTTCTTGGGCCACAACTCTTCACATAAGTTTGGACACAGATCACAGACTCCCTAGTACACAAATAATGTCTTTCTCCCACCAACACTTTTCACATAATTCCGGACACCGCTCAGAGACTACAACCTTCATATGGACCATACTCCCATTATTGGTAACAAAATCTTAGGCATCCATAAAGAGCCTCGATATCCCCCAAAATTGTACATGGTTGGTTTCCATTGAAACCTAACATTCAGAACACATACCAACTAGGAGTATGGTTGTGTTTCTTAATAACTCAATATGATGGGATTTATATCACCCTAGGGTTTTCTCACCAAATGTATTATCTTTTTTTAACTTACTAAAAAATTATCAAAGCATCATCATGAGTCATGATTTAACTATCTTAATCAGTTAGCCTATATGAATTTCAAATTAAATCCACCAAGGGTGGTAACCGCTTACTGGCAGAGAGTAACCAGTTATAGGTCggttaaaactaaaaaaatttccTAGTTTTTCATGTTTTCTCAAATCTGAATCCATTTAAGTCATGTACTAACATAAAGTGAACACTGACAACATATCACACAGCAGATGTATCATAATTTCGCACGCATTCATAAAAATCAACAATCAATTCATGAAGACTTGATTGCTCTTTATCCATAATCCATGAGATTTGATCGTCAGTCTATCCATACAATAGTCTCAATGATTTAATGTTTTCCCACTTCACAGTAAAGCACGACTAGAGATAATTTGAGAATATTGTCCTTATGTTTCATGGGATCTCATGATTATGTtgcacttaacatttcattaaacagaatagctattctagggactttattattttggaaaaacaaacataataaagaaatgtcttttattattaatatatgattTGATACAAGTACAAAAATTATTGGCAGATAGGGCTTTCACCGCCAATCTCCCACTAGCACTAGATCCCATCAGGCATACACCTAATACCCATAGATCTAGTATGGCCATCATACTCTGAATATCTTCACATCTCATATATCTATTATCTCTCGAATGAGGTGATATTGCCTAAATATGCGACTTACTATATGTTTAAGTATGCGAAAATTTGTACTCGTGTAATGTGTATACTATTGTACTATGTTTCAATACCCGTATTAACCGTCTGAAGGGGATAATTATAGACTTATCTTGTTTGGATTGCTACATAATGAATATTTAAAATCATAGTATTtaagtcaaaaaaaattaaatgacgtGGAATAAATTCATAAATTTCATTTCAAGGTAGATAACTAgctgaatatttttaaataatatttggattaaaaaatcttattgaaTGGAAAATAGAATAAAGTGTGGCAAGatgataaatttgaaaaaaaataatatataaaatttacaatATTTAATAAAGGCCTATCAAGTGACTAGTTTAATTTAGTATGTACCTTTCATATAATAAACATCGTGTTACAGTccttttatgaattaattttcaaagaaatttagagCATTCAACTTGTGTGGTCTATGTTTTACTTATATTCCACTAGTGTGGTCTATATTTTTCGTTCCCCTAATATTCTCTTCAAagtaactttaattaaaataatatgtacATATTATTTCACAAAATAATAATTACTTGGTAAATTTTATTCACTATGGGACAAGCCTTAGTGATTTATTCAAAACATAATCGTGACAGGTAAATATACGCActataacatatatataattaaaagtaataaTTACCATCTCCAATCTAtttatctctcttttatttgaatATAGTAtattctctctctcactctccttAATTCAGAAATCACAAAATACATTAGAAGATAAGTTATCGAGTGAACGATAACTTAATGTTAAATATGGTGGTGGTGTAAATTGGTACTCTCTAGTCTCAATCATGCAATGCAATGATTATTCTAAGGTTGAAAGGAATTCGGGTAGTTTGGATTATGACCTCTTAGACTTAATTTTGCAGTGAGATGGACACTCGTTGGATGTAAGGAATTGTCGTGGTGTGGATTAggacctcctggactcaatcttgcaatTCCATGAACATTTCTAGTTTCCAAGAAATCATGGTGGTGTGAATCTggacctcctggactcaatcTTTCAATGCGATGAACATTCCCCTTTTGTAAGGAAACATGGTGGTGTGGATCTGGACCTTCAGGACTCAATCTTGCAATGTGATGAACATTCCTCGTTTGTAAGGAAAGATGGTGATGTGGATCGGGACCTCCTGGACTCAATTTTGCAATGTGATCGACACTCGTTGGATTTAAGGAATTGTCATGGTGTGGATTAggacctcctggactcaatcttgcaatTTCATGAACATTTCTAGTTTGCAAGAAATCATGGTGGTGTGAATCTggacctcctggactcaatcTTTCAATGTGATGAACATTCCCCGTTGGTAAGGAAACATGGTGGTGTGGATCTGGACCTTctggactcaatcttgcaatGTGATGAACATTCCTCGTTTGTAAGGAAAGATGGTGATGTGGATCGGGACCTCCTGGACTCAATTTTGCAATGTGATGATCACTTTTTGGCTGTAAGGAATTGTCGTGGTGTGGATTAGGTCCTTctggactcaatcttgcaatGCGATGAACACTCCTCGTTTGTAAGGAAACTTGGTGATCAATATGATCCTTAATATCAATAAAGCGATGAGTTGCTTTGGAATTTCCAATCAACAATGCTAAAAGAGATACTTCGATAAGCATTATTGAAAAGAACATGTTTAGCAAATTTGCCATCGCTAAAATATTAAAGACTACAATGTTGatacacacaaacacacaaaatgtATTAGGAAAACATAAtgagaaaatataaattatatatatgagCAACAGTTTTTTTGTTTGAACGGCATGCTAATTGCAAACATTAATTTGAATGTCTATAACAAGTAATATTTACTCAATAACTTaattattgttttgaaaataaaactattACTTTAAAATAGAACTATTTGTTATGTACTTGGCAAAAAATTATTAAGTATTAGTAATAAATTACTTAATTTCTCAACAATCACACTATTGTTGGGAAAACCTTCttattccaacaacaacaactagtTTTAGtggttgaaatttgatttgttttttttaattattttactatatttaagAAAGAGTTGTATCAACAACAAATTTTGTTGCtggtaataaaataattttggaaaaatcataatatATATAGATTGATAAacgatatataaaaaaatattttgaaattttcaatttcaatcaccaGATGGGGCATTTCCTTATACTTTTGGAAAAATATATTACAATTAGttaaatatagtaaaatatattaaaactaaCTCCTTTACtctttttaataaatatagttgTATATAAAATAAACTTACATCTTATGTTTGGTGAACTATATGGACTAATTTTTTTGGCACTAAGTGCAAAAGAAACTTTAAACTCTAAAACCTAATTAGTTAAGATGGATTCATCTATTCTAaacaatttaaattcaatttagttGTAGAGTTCTCAAGTTGCCCCTTCTCATTCAAAAATCTAGTGAGTTGTAGACAACCCGTTTCCCAAAATTACCTCTCGAAAGGTATAATCATCTTCTAATCCAAATGGCTTCTATCGTTAGCTCACTTTCTTAAAATAAATCTATGTAAGACTCCTCGAGTACATTTATTTCCAGAGATATATTCCTTTTCAAAGCAATCAACTCTTATGGTATATGTCTTTTTTATTTACCGCATTGGTAGTCCATGTATTTTGATCCCCTCATTCctcttaatataaatttttatgacaagcaaatatgggatagttcatataataATAGATTACATGGAAAGTTATATTTACTACAGAGAGAATTGGTGATACTTTCAAAACGTAATTGTGACAAGTGAATATAAGAATTATcactttatatttattattcaaagTGTAATACCCCGAATAATATGC includes:
- the LOC131628671 gene encoding uncharacterized protein LOC131628671 encodes the protein MANLLNMFFSIMLIEVSLLALLIGNSKATHRFIDIKDHIDHQVSLQTRSVHRIARLSPEGPNPHHDNSLQPKSDHHIAKLSPGGPDPHHHLSLQTRNVHHIARLSPEGPDPHHHVSLPTGNVHHIERLSPGGPDSHHHDFLQTRNVHEIARLSPGGPNPHHDNSLNPTSVDHIAKLSPGGPDPHHHLSLQTRNVHHIARLSPEGPDPHHHVSLQKGNVHRIERLSPGGPDSHHHDFLETRNVHGIARLSPGGPNPHHDNSLHPTSVHLTAKLSLRGHNPNYPNSFQP